From the genome of Calliopsis andreniformis isolate RMS-2024a unplaced genomic scaffold, iyCalAndr_principal scaffold0022, whole genome shotgun sequence, one region includes:
- the LOC143187342 gene encoding uncharacterized protein LOC143187342 isoform X2 → MSRGSISSWQDYGRRSSQSMPQLSGGPTEFMTRDDIIYRRDDGCFLSYTKIGAIIVVFIIAITAAGVLGWYINSLSKKKCRMEQLRSEKLLSYSRES, encoded by the exons ATGAGTCGAGGATCCATTTCCAGTTGGCAGGATTATGGGCGCAGGAGTT CTCAAAGTATGCCACAACTCAGCGGTGGTCCGACGGAATTCATGACGAGAGATGATATTATATATAGAAGAGATGATGGTTGTTTTTTGTCGTACACAAAGATAGGAGCCATCATCGTGGTTTTTATCATTGCTATCACTGCAGCAGGAGTCCTTGGATGGTATATCAATTCTTTATCCAAGAAAAAA TGCAGGATGGAACAACTTCGATCGGAGAAGCTACTCAGCTACTCAAGAGAGAGCTAG
- the LOC143187342 gene encoding uncharacterized protein LOC143187342 isoform X1, whose product MSRGSISSWQDYGRRSSQSMPQLSGGPTEFMTRDDIIYRRDDGCFLSYTKIGAIIVVFIIAITAAGVLGWYINSLSKKKDGTTSIGEATQLLKRELDVCISNISWGTMEQ is encoded by the exons ATGAGTCGAGGATCCATTTCCAGTTGGCAGGATTATGGGCGCAGGAGTT CTCAAAGTATGCCACAACTCAGCGGTGGTCCGACGGAATTCATGACGAGAGATGATATTATATATAGAAGAGATGATGGTTGTTTTTTGTCGTACACAAAGATAGGAGCCATCATCGTGGTTTTTATCATTGCTATCACTGCAGCAGGAGTCCTTGGATGGTATATCAATTCTTTATCCAAGAAAAAA GATGGAACAACTTCGATCGGAGAAGCTACTCAGCTACTCAAGAGAGAGCTAGACGTTTGTATATCCAATATCTCCTGGGGAACAATGGAACAATAA
- the LOC143187342 gene encoding uncharacterized protein LOC143187342 isoform X3, translated as MSRGSISSWQDYGRRSSQSMPQLSGGPTEFMTRDDIIYRRDDGCFLSYTKIGAIIVVFIIAITAAGVLGWYINSLSKKK; from the exons ATGAGTCGAGGATCCATTTCCAGTTGGCAGGATTATGGGCGCAGGAGTT CTCAAAGTATGCCACAACTCAGCGGTGGTCCGACGGAATTCATGACGAGAGATGATATTATATATAGAAGAGATGATGGTTGTTTTTTGTCGTACACAAAGATAGGAGCCATCATCGTGGTTTTTATCATTGCTATCACTGCAGCAGGAGTCCTTGGATGGTATATCAATTCTTTATCCAAGAAAAAA TAA